TTGCCGACGACCTCGATCACGTCGTAGGCCGTCCACTCGGTGTCCCATGCGTTGATGCGCACGCAGAGCACCTTCTCGCCCCAGTCCTGGTTCTTGATGGCGTCGACCACCTTGGCCCGCGCCGACTCCTTCTCGAGCGGCGCCACCGAGTCCTCCAGGTCGAGGAACACCATGTCGGCCGGGAGCCCCGGCCCCTTGCCCAGCATCTTCTCGCTGGAGCCCGGGATGGACAGACAGGAGCGGCGCGGGAGGTTCCGGGTGCGTTCGGACATGACCAGATTGTGATTCGGCGGGAGACCCCCCGGCAAAGCGGCGGCCCGACGGCGGCGGGGGCAGACTTGGGGAATGGGCACCTCAGGGGACGCGACGGTCATCGACAGCGACCAGCACCTGCTCGAGGGCCGTGACGTGTGGGCCGAGCACATGGACGGCCGTCACCGCGACCGCGCCCTGCGCATCGAGGACGACGAGGTCGGGAACGCGTGGCTGGAGCGCATCGTGCTGGCCGACGTCACGGTGCCCGGCCAGACCGTCGAGGTCGGCGACCGGCTGCAGCGCGCGCTCCGGGGGGAGCCGCCCGAGGTGCACTACGACGACGCCCTGCTCCCGGAGCACTGGAGCCCCACGGCGCGGGTCGCCGCCCTCACCCGACTGGGGGTCGACGAGACGGTCGTGTTCCCCAACTACGGGCTGGCGTGGGAGCGCCCGCTCGCGGCCGACCTCGACGCGACGAGGGCGAACATGGGCGCGTGGAACCGGTGGGCGGAGACGGTCGCGCGGGAGGCTCGCGGTCGCCTGCACCCGGTGGCGCACGTCACGATGCGCGACATCGACTGGCTCGACGCGCAGCTCGCGTCCTTGTCGTCCGCGGGCGTGCGCCTGGCCATGCTCGCGCCGGCGCTCGTCGACGGGCGACCGCTCTCCCACCCGGACCACGACCGGGCGTGGTCCGCGTTCGTCGACCACGGCATCACGCCCGTGTTCCACGTCTCGAACGTCACGCGGCCCTTCGCCGACCCGTGGTACGAGAGCGATCCCGAGCCGTCGAACCCGGCACTGCCGTCGGTGTTCCTCTGGACGTCGCCCGCGCTCGCGCTCGCCGACCTCGCGCTCAACGGTGTGTTCATCCGTCATCCCGACCTCCGCGTCGGGGTCATGGAGCTGTCGGCCGTGTGGCTCCCGCTCTTCCTGCAGTACCTCGACGGCGGCTACCGGTTCCACCGTCGCCTGCACGGCGCCTCGATCATCGACCTCGAGCACGCACCGAGCCGCTACGTCCGCGAGCACGTGCGCGTGGCGGCGTTCTCCTACGAGCGGCCCGATCTGCTCGCCGCCCAGAGCGGCGACCTCTTCATGGCCTGCAGCGACTATCCCCACAGCGAGGGCACCGCGACGCCCCTCGACGACTACCGCGACGCGTCGAAGGGCGCCACGGTGCCCGCGGACGCGCCCGGGCTCTTCACCGACAACGTCAACTGGCTGTTGCGGCGCTCGTGAGGTCGTCGGGCAGGAACTGCTCGCTGATCAGCCGCTCGAACCGCGCCGGGTCGCCCCCGACGAAGCCGCGGCAACGGGGTAGACCCTCGACGTAGCACGTCATGTACGCGCGCCACGTCGGGTCGGTGAGGAAGTCGACCGCCTTCTCGGCCCGGGCGCGCGGGAGGAGCGCCCAGCGCTCGAGGTACGCGACCGCGGTGGCGCGGTCGACGCCGTCCTCGTGCAGCAGCAGGGCGGCGTTGCCACGCACGTGGCCCAGCGCGTCGCCTGCCTCGGCCACGCGCGCCACCACCTCGGCGTCGTAGGGCAGCCCGAGCGGGCGCAGGTGCTCGGCGACCGTGGCCTCGGGGCGCCGGCCCATCACGACCTCGAGCCCCAGGTCGGCGAGACCCTCGGCCAGGAGGCACTGGGGCGTGCCCACGAGGAAGATCGTCTCCTCCAGCCGGCGGCGGCGCCGCACGAGCCCGACCTCCTTGCGGGTGTGCTCGGTGTGGTGCCCGGGATAGGACTCGTGGGCGACGAGGTGGGCGAGGGTGGGGGTGAGCACGGGCAGGTCGACGTTGATGGCCACCCGGCTGCGCAACCCGCCCAGGTAGTAGTTGAAGCCCGCCCACGGCCGGTCGCGGACGAGCTCCCAGTCGACGTGCTCGCCGTCGGGCAGGCCGAAGAGGTCGCGCGTGCGGGCGCGGAGGTCGTCGGCCAACGACGCCACCGCTGCCTCGAGCGTGTCGACCGGCGCCACCTGCGCCTCACGCCAGGCGATGTAGCGCGCCGTGAGCGGTCCCGTGCCGGGCACCACCTCGTCGAGGACGCGGTGGGCCGCCGCGAACGCGTCCTCGGGAACGC
The sequence above is drawn from the Actinomycetota bacterium genome and encodes:
- a CDS encoding DUF885 domain-containing protein, with the translated sequence MSADALIERYLALGLALGRHVDGLVDAYYGPPGLAARAAAEPPRPPAQLRETARQLLADLDADTDLEPSRRRWLRAQVNGLRTTAAKLAGDPIGYTDEVEACYGVRPQRVPEDAFAAAHRVLDEVVPGTGPLTARYIAWREAQVAPVDTLEAAVASLADDLRARTRDLFGLPDGEHVDWELVRDRPWAGFNYYLGGLRSRVAINVDLPVLTPTLAHLVAHESYPGHHTEHTRKEVGLVRRRRRLEETIFLVGTPQCLLAEGLADLGLEVVMGRRPEATVAEHLRPLGLPYDAEVVARVAEAGDALGHVRGNAALLLHEDGVDRATAVAYLERWALLPRARAEKAVDFLTDPTWRAYMTCYVEGLPRCRGFVGGDPARFERLISEQFLPDDLTSAATAS